Proteins encoded within one genomic window of Flavobacterium sp. NG2:
- a CDS encoding efflux transporter outer membrane subunit: protein MKNKIYKIGILVGTATLMQACFVAKDYKRPEVKTENLYRTETVSTDSLSLANLSWDRIFTDPILQGYIKKGLENNLDIRIAMQNLEAAQATMLQGKAGYFPTLTTTTDWTHQELSKNSQIGAIVNNRTVDQFQLLGNLSWEADIWGKIRSNKRGAQAAYLQTNAANQAIKTQLIAAIASTYFQLLAVDEQIKVAEETLINRDKSIETILALKKAGNVTEVGVKQTEAQKYATQLIIADLKNNTILLENTLSVLLGQAPTKIERSSFDTQKLQPAISLGVPASLLRNRPDVIAAEYNLITNFEMTNVAKSSFYPSLKVTATGGFQSIDIRKWLSANSIFTNIVTGLTQPIFNQRQIKTKYEIAQANQEKAFLQFEQSLLTAGKEVSDALAQYKNETYKISVREKQVEALTKASSFSDELLTYGLANYLEVLTAKNDALNAKLNLVDNKYQQYKAIIQLYRALGGGWQ, encoded by the coding sequence ATGAAAAATAAAATATATAAAATTGGGATACTCGTTGGTACAGCTACTTTAATGCAAGCCTGTTTTGTAGCCAAAGATTACAAGCGACCAGAAGTAAAAACAGAAAATTTATACCGTACGGAAACCGTTTCCACAGACAGTCTTTCATTGGCAAATCTGAGTTGGGACCGCATTTTTACCGACCCTATTTTGCAAGGCTATATCAAAAAAGGATTGGAAAACAATTTGGATATCCGCATTGCTATGCAAAATTTGGAAGCTGCCCAAGCTACCATGTTACAAGGAAAAGCAGGCTACTTCCCTACTTTAACAACAACAACGGATTGGACACATCAAGAATTGTCAAAAAACAGTCAGATTGGTGCCATTGTGAACAACAGAACCGTAGATCAATTTCAATTGTTAGGGAACCTAAGTTGGGAAGCTGATATCTGGGGAAAAATAAGAAGCAACAAGCGTGGCGCTCAAGCGGCGTATTTGCAAACCAATGCCGCTAATCAAGCGATAAAAACACAATTGATTGCAGCCATCGCTTCGACTTATTTTCAATTATTAGCCGTTGACGAGCAAATTAAAGTAGCCGAGGAAACCTTGATTAACAGAGACAAAAGCATCGAGACGATTCTGGCTTTGAAAAAAGCGGGAAATGTTACTGAGGTTGGTGTTAAGCAAACCGAAGCACAAAAATACGCGACCCAATTAATCATCGCCGATTTAAAGAACAACACTATTTTGTTAGAGAACACATTAAGTGTCCTTTTAGGTCAAGCACCTACAAAAATAGAACGTTCTAGTTTTGATACTCAAAAACTACAACCTGCTATTAGCTTGGGAGTACCGGCAAGTTTGCTTCGTAACCGTCCAGACGTAATTGCTGCCGAATACAATTTGATTACTAATTTCGAGATGACCAATGTAGCCAAAAGTAGTTTTTATCCAAGCTTAAAAGTAACCGCTACAGGAGGTTTTCAAAGTATCGACATCCGAAAATGGTTGAGCGCCAACTCCATTTTTACCAATATTGTTACCGGTTTGACACAACCTATCTTTAACCAAAGACAGATTAAAACCAAGTACGAAATTGCACAGGCTAATCAAGAAAAAGCCTTTTTACAATTTGAGCAGTCGCTATTGACAGCAGGCAAAGAAGTTTCGGATGCTTTGGCACAATACAAAAACGAAACCTATAAAATTTCGGTTAGAGAAAAACAGGTCGAAGCTTTGACAAAGGCTTCTTCATTCTCAGATGAGTTACTGACGTATGGTTTAGCCAATTATTTAGAGGTCTTAACCGCTAAAAATGACGCTTTGAATGCCAAATTAAATTTGGTAGACAACAAGTACCAACAATACAAAGCCATTATTCAATTATACAGAGCCTTAGGTGGCGGATGGCAATAA
- a CDS encoding SRPBCC family protein produces the protein MSTQTVTLHRVIKATPEKVYRAFTNPTAYASWIPPYGFLCLIHEIEVKVGGQFKMSFENFTTGKRHSFGGKFVAIEPNAFIKYAEQFDDPNLPGLMTTSVWLNPVSVGTELKIIQENIPVAIPVEMCYLGWQESIEKLIRLVEPDIPDA, from the coding sequence ATGTCAACACAAACAGTAACCTTGCATCGCGTTATTAAGGCAACACCTGAAAAAGTCTATCGTGCCTTTACAAACCCCACAGCCTACGCATCCTGGATTCCACCCTATGGATTCCTTTGTTTGATACATGAAATAGAAGTCAAAGTTGGAGGTCAATTTAAAATGTCTTTTGAAAATTTTACAACTGGAAAACGCCATTCTTTTGGAGGGAAATTTGTAGCCATAGAGCCCAATGCATTTATCAAATATGCAGAACAATTTGACGACCCTAATTTACCAGGTCTGATGACCACATCAGTATGGTTAAATCCAGTTTCAGTAGGTACCGAACTAAAGATTATTCAAGAAAATATTCCCGTTGCCATTCCTGTGGAAATGTGTTATTTAGGTTGGCAAGAATCAATCGAAAAATTAATAAGGTTAGTTGAACCTGATATTCCTGATGCGTAA
- a CDS encoding TrlF family AAA-like ATPase, with protein MTGKNYSIGSLWRRWDLHIHTPETKKNDNFDGATIDEKWDNYINDINKHSAEISVIAVTDYLCTDNYFKFIDYYKKGKFTKSFDLILPNVELRISPVTASSIPINIHCIFNPQFESKIHNRFFQNLYFEFSGRRFKATRDDLIDLGKTHSNNPSMPNNTALQAGILQFVVPFHVLKEIFEKDEELKKNTIIIVANGKDGVSGLHKHYDYFEGKQVSALDATRQNIYKFSDCIFSSNDGDSKYFLGKKTDAKNKIIDDEDEVKRKCGSLKPCFHGCDAHENKKIFNPDNNQFCWVKADPTFEGLKQVIYEPSERVKVQENNPEKDFDKPIFTSIEIKSNIKILNDSNSELTFSPIIFPLNRNLVSIIGGRGQGKSMLVNYLGHGLGKEINQSLASKINLDNNFNISWEQNSEADTKTYSLNSQVNLPFTFIYQSKVKEIAESSENLKKEILEMLEGAGFKKPQSAVNEFEIKEKFQNYWNILDWLDRIDERNNKINDEKFVKTKIDEIQDNIDLVTEGSNKKLLEDYVQNINTINEKESKLRKLKELRSDIISFRDQLNDQIKNFDNISNIDTETQQREIIVEFRKISKEIIEFEQKNKTIKEDNFKDFKGDLSQLLNNLTGYQESKNTLEEKLSSIKNKKKELIDVKISLNEIIQHQKNTLLIEGHFINTVWKDKIFDNTERGQRENELIKNILADKEISIEGITFFNINQFIKIAENYIDGRALRPKSKEKILELLEINPRNISHDVLNYTIEKIEKIKHNNSNCFYNGIDSDIFQIFVDPEIKNKYVYVIPDITIGGKSINNLSAGQKGTVYLCLKLATQLFSGPIIFDQPEDDLDNDFITNHLIELFKKIKEYRQVIIVSHNANLVVNSDSEQVIIAINEDENLSYNTGALENNDINLEICRILEGGEKAFEKRRDKYRYVK; from the coding sequence ATGACAGGGAAAAATTACTCAATTGGTTCATTATGGAGAAGATGGGATTTGCATATTCATACTCCAGAAACAAAAAAAAATGATAATTTCGATGGCGCAACGATTGATGAAAAATGGGACAATTACATAAACGATATAAATAAACATTCCGCAGAAATTTCAGTAATTGCAGTAACAGACTATTTGTGTACTGATAATTATTTTAAGTTTATCGATTATTATAAAAAAGGAAAATTCACAAAATCATTTGATTTAATTCTTCCAAATGTAGAATTAAGAATTTCACCTGTTACTGCTTCAAGTATACCAATAAATATTCATTGCATTTTTAACCCTCAATTTGAAAGTAAAATCCATAATAGGTTTTTTCAAAATTTATATTTCGAATTTAGCGGAAGAAGATTCAAAGCAACTAGAGATGATTTAATTGATCTTGGAAAAACACATTCAAACAATCCATCAATGCCCAATAATACAGCTCTTCAGGCTGGTATATTACAATTTGTAGTTCCTTTTCATGTCCTTAAAGAAATTTTTGAAAAAGATGAAGAATTAAAAAAAAATACTATTATTATAGTTGCAAATGGTAAAGACGGAGTTTCAGGTCTCCACAAACATTATGATTATTTTGAAGGTAAACAGGTGAGCGCATTAGATGCCACACGCCAAAATATTTATAAATTTTCAGATTGTATATTTTCATCAAATGATGGTGACAGTAAGTATTTCTTAGGAAAAAAAACAGATGCTAAAAATAAAATCATAGATGATGAAGATGAAGTAAAACGTAAGTGCGGATCTTTAAAACCATGTTTCCATGGTTGTGATGCACATGAAAATAAAAAAATATTTAATCCTGACAATAATCAATTTTGTTGGGTCAAAGCTGATCCAACTTTCGAAGGCCTCAAACAAGTTATTTATGAGCCAAGCGAAAGAGTTAAAGTTCAAGAAAATAATCCTGAAAAAGATTTTGACAAACCTATCTTTACGTCGATAGAAATAAAATCGAATATAAAAATATTAAATGATTCTAATTCAGAATTGACTTTTTCTCCAATAATTTTTCCTTTAAATAGAAATCTTGTTTCAATTATTGGAGGTCGTGGACAAGGTAAATCAATGCTTGTAAATTATCTAGGGCATGGTCTAGGCAAAGAAATAAATCAATCTCTAGCGTCCAAAATAAATTTAGATAATAATTTTAATATAAGTTGGGAACAGAATTCTGAAGCTGACACAAAAACTTATTCATTAAATTCTCAAGTTAATTTACCATTCACATTTATTTATCAAAGCAAGGTTAAGGAAATTGCTGAAAGTTCTGAAAATCTAAAAAAAGAAATTCTAGAAATGCTCGAAGGAGCTGGTTTTAAGAAACCGCAATCAGCGGTTAATGAATTTGAAATAAAAGAAAAATTCCAAAACTATTGGAACATTCTTGATTGGCTAGATAGAATTGACGAAAGAAACAATAAAATAAATGACGAGAAATTTGTTAAAACTAAGATTGATGAAATCCAAGATAATATTGATTTGGTTACAGAAGGATCAAACAAAAAACTCTTGGAAGATTATGTCCAAAATATAAATACTATTAACGAAAAAGAGAGCAAACTTAGAAAGTTAAAAGAATTAAGAAGTGACATCATCAGTTTTAGAGATCAACTTAATGATCAAATTAAAAACTTTGACAATATTTCTAATATTGATACAGAAACACAACAAAGAGAAATAATTGTTGAATTCAGAAAAATTTCCAAAGAAATTATAGAATTTGAACAAAAAAACAAAACGATAAAAGAGGATAATTTTAAAGACTTCAAAGGTGATTTATCACAATTACTCAATAATTTAACTGGTTATCAAGAAAGCAAAAATACGCTTGAAGAAAAATTAAGCAGTATAAAAAACAAAAAGAAAGAGTTAATAGACGTAAAGATATCTTTAAATGAAATTATTCAACATCAAAAAAACACACTATTAATAGAAGGTCATTTCATCAACACGGTATGGAAGGACAAAATTTTTGATAACACAGAAAGAGGTCAAAGAGAAAATGAGTTAATTAAAAATATTCTTGCTGACAAAGAAATTTCTATTGAGGGTATAACTTTCTTTAATATAAATCAATTTATTAAGATTGCAGAAAATTATATTGATGGTAGAGCCTTACGACCTAAATCTAAAGAGAAAATCTTAGAACTATTAGAAATAAATCCAAGAAATATTTCACATGACGTTTTAAATTATACCATTGAAAAAATAGAAAAAATAAAACATAACAACTCTAATTGCTTTTACAATGGTATAGATAGTGACATTTTTCAAATATTTGTTGACCCCGAAATAAAAAACAAGTATGTTTATGTTATACCTGATATTACAATCGGTGGAAAAAGTATAAATAATTTGTCCGCTGGTCAGAAAGGGACAGTTTATTTATGTTTAAAATTGGCTACACAATTATTTTCAGGTCCAATAATTTTTGATCAACCAGAAGATGATTTAGATAATGATTTTATAACAAATCATCTAATTGAACTTTTCAAAAAAATAAAAGAATATCGTCAAGTAATTATAGTATCTCATAATGCAAATTTGGTAGTTAATTCCGACTCAGAACAAGTAATAATTGCAATCAATGAAGATGAAAATTTAAGCTACAATACTGGCGCATTAGAAAACAATGACATAAATCTCGAAATTTGTAGAATACTTGAAGGAGGCGAAAAAGCTTTTGAAAAACGTCGTGATAAATATAGATACGTAAAGTAA
- a CDS encoding tetratricopeptide repeat protein, which produces MKKYFLLIIGLLFMNFVFGQNADELNIQSKELLKKRDYEKALPILRKSAELGNAEAQYNLGYFLQNGVGIVKNEKEAFEWYKKSSENGFNDGHYAMMMAYGNGIGTEIDAEKAFEYALKCANNDDATCMWNVVNCFKQGLGVLKNTNKMLEWATKLSLLENPDNLNLSGNITSTRLSLAYMYRDGDSLEKDYYKSYIWFLIYNEFKKDFSIIQQNQIIEEVKIAEAKLNNKQLSTAKDDAERIFGRKLINIENLHKADF; this is translated from the coding sequence ATGAAAAAATATTTTTTGCTCATTATTGGATTGTTATTTATGAATTTTGTCTTCGGTCAAAATGCAGATGAATTAAATATACAATCTAAAGAATTATTAAAAAAGCGAGACTACGAAAAAGCACTTCCAATTTTGAGAAAATCTGCAGAATTAGGAAATGCGGAAGCTCAATATAATTTAGGTTATTTTCTTCAAAATGGAGTTGGAATTGTTAAAAACGAAAAAGAAGCTTTTGAATGGTATAAAAAATCTTCCGAAAATGGCTTTAACGATGGTCATTATGCAATGATGATGGCTTATGGAAATGGAATTGGAACAGAAATTGACGCTGAAAAAGCATTTGAATACGCATTAAAGTGTGCAAATAATGATGACGCAACTTGTATGTGGAATGTTGTAAATTGTTTTAAACAAGGTTTAGGGGTGTTAAAAAATACGAATAAAATGCTTGAATGGGCAACAAAATTATCGTTATTAGAAAATCCAGATAATTTAAATTTAAGCGGAAATATAACTTCGACAAGATTAAGTTTAGCTTATATGTATAGAGATGGTGATAGTTTAGAAAAAGATTATTACAAAAGTTATATTTGGTTTTTAATCTATAACGAGTTTAAAAAAGACTTTTCTATTATTCAACAAAATCAAATAATCGAAGAAGTTAAAATAGCAGAAGCTAAACTAAACAACAAGCAACTTAGTACAGCTAAAGATGACGCAGAAAGAATATTTGGAAGAAAATTAATAAATATTGAAAATTTACACAAAGCAGATTTTTGA
- a CDS encoding VOC family protein — MKLGAFSMSLNVKDLKVSKEFYEKLGFQVFAGSMEHQYLIMKNDNALIGLFQGMFEGNILTFSPGWDENAKNLDNFDDIRKIQQQLKNSGLTLTTEADEKSEGPASLMLTDPDGNVILLDQHR; from the coding sequence ATGAAATTAGGAGCGTTTTCAATGAGTCTGAATGTCAAAGACTTAAAAGTATCAAAAGAGTTTTACGAAAAATTAGGTTTTCAGGTTTTTGCGGGAAGCATGGAGCATCAGTATCTGATAATGAAAAATGACAATGCTCTCATTGGACTTTTTCAAGGGATGTTTGAAGGGAATATTTTGACTTTTAGCCCAGGTTGGGATGAGAATGCTAAAAATCTAGATAATTTTGACGACATTCGTAAAATTCAGCAACAGTTAAAAAATAGCGGTCTCACACTAACAACAGAAGCTGATGAAAAATCGGAAGGACCTGCGAGTCTTATGTTGACTGATCCTGATGGAAATGTTATTTTACTGGACCAACATCGTTAA
- a CDS encoding DUF4494 domain-containing protein, with translation MSATWYECKVKYRKTDETGLQKVVTEPYLVDALSYTEAESRINEEIAAYTSEEFKITNIKVANFAEIHPFENTDRWFKSKVSLLAYDEESGKERKTNMYLLIQANDIREAYDNTIHVMKGTMGDYTIPAIAESPILDVFPYFSGEEGAVEALERFNAIKASKPFVAEQKEISIEAELEAELETELEETI, from the coding sequence ATGAGCGCAACTTGGTACGAATGCAAAGTAAAATATAGAAAAACAGATGAAACAGGACTACAAAAGGTCGTAACGGAGCCTTATTTAGTAGACGCTTTATCATACACTGAGGCTGAATCTCGTATAAATGAAGAAATTGCAGCTTATACCAGTGAAGAGTTTAAAATCACCAACATCAAAGTGGCTAATTTTGCCGAAATTCATCCTTTTGAAAACACTGATCGTTGGTTTAAATCCAAAGTTTCTTTGTTAGCCTATGACGAAGAAAGCGGTAAAGAACGTAAAACCAATATGTATTTGTTGATTCAGGCCAACGATATTAGAGAAGCCTACGACAACACCATCCATGTAATGAAAGGCACAATGGGGGATTACACCATTCCAGCCATTGCTGAATCGCCTATATTGGATGTTTTTCCATATTTCAGTGGGGAAGAAGGAGCAGTGGAAGCCCTAGAAAGATTCAACGCAATCAAAGCTTCCAAACCTTTTGTGGCAGAACAAAAAGAAATTTCAATTGAAGCAGAACTAGAAGCAGAACTTGAAACCGAATTAGAGGAAACCATCTAA
- a CDS encoding non-canonical purine NTP diphosphatase, protein MQLVFASNNKNKIREIQQLLPDNIQILSLAEIGCHEEIPETADTIEGNAILKANYVTEKYGYDCFADDTGLEVAALNGAPGVYSARYAGEPSDSIANMDKLLQALKTENNREAQFKTVIALNLNSEQQLFTGIAKGGITLSKSGQEGFGYDPIFQPEGQLVTFAEMPAELKNAISHRGKATRALISFLNSLK, encoded by the coding sequence ATGCAACTTGTTTTTGCTTCAAACAATAAAAATAAAATTAGAGAAATTCAGCAACTCCTTCCGGATAACATTCAAATCCTAAGTTTGGCCGAGATAGGTTGTCACGAAGAAATTCCCGAAACGGCAGATACTATTGAAGGAAACGCGATATTGAAAGCCAATTATGTAACTGAAAAGTATGGTTACGACTGTTTTGCTGACGATACAGGTCTTGAAGTCGCTGCTTTAAATGGAGCTCCAGGTGTTTATTCGGCTCGTTATGCGGGAGAACCATCTGATTCGATTGCTAATATGGATAAACTTTTACAAGCTTTAAAAACTGAAAATAATAGAGAAGCACAATTCAAAACGGTGATTGCTTTAAACCTTAATAGCGAGCAGCAACTTTTTACTGGAATTGCCAAAGGCGGGATTACACTTTCAAAATCTGGACAAGAAGGATTTGGCTACGACCCTATTTTCCAGCCAGAAGGACAGCTAGTGACCTTTGCCGAGATGCCAGCTGAGCTTAAAAATGCAATCAGTCATCGTGGAAAAGCGACTCGGGCTTTAATTTCCTTTTTAAACAGCTTGAAATAA